In the genome of Dermacentor silvarum isolate Dsil-2018 chromosome 1, BIME_Dsil_1.4, whole genome shotgun sequence, one region contains:
- the LOC119442090 gene encoding uncharacterized protein LOC119442090 has translation MSARTARGLDNIPAGILKTLGARSREQLAEIFTGILKGDPVPEDWLRGRVTLIPKRGGDAGLLRDYRPVTVTSVVYRVFAQVLKTWMSAWAEANNHLTELQNGFRKDRRLEDNVFALTQCVEIARKEARTLVCCFLDVSKAYDSVPHAELLQCLSDMEMPLAWTSVLQRLYNNNRVVTTMCGVRSSEVAVTRGLKQGCPLSPLLYMLYVSRVERQLLKLGLGFTLGYVDGGMKGCWVLPGLVFADDIVLMAGSATDLQAQMNSCADKMAALGLSFNAKKSAVLHFSGPAEVDRSFTLPGGEAVEQATEYRYLGVNLCTQPDYTATHEDHLRTASRRAGSVLRRRGLWGFNRYVMVRELWKAVHVPTLTFTNAIICMSSPTREWLERGQRVVGRLGTGCHGNVANEAIQGDLGWSSFEAREAKSKISYDGRLRAMGKHRWARRVFDYVTVNGVRTRWMKRLQQLRKKFGFFCCPTQAENAQVSAKATLQLYRTCKTDIHREDFYDNSIGSSLLFEARAGALRTLEYRHHFDPTIASTICRACGEEDESIEHIVLRCKRLPTLPPEDATFSRTLGFRSADDATSGNGDEVLLAAVMVTKRRLSEWWTLVRR, from the exons ATGAGCGCGCGCACCGCCCGCGGCCTTGATAACATTCCTGCAGGCATTCTGAAAACCCTAGGCGCACGTTCAAGAGAGCAGCTAGCGGAGATTTTCACTGGCATCCTCAAGGGTGACCCAGTCCCAGAAGATTGGCTGCGTGGCAGGGTGACACTGATCCCGAAGAGAGGGGGTGACGCGGGCCTGCTCCGCGACTACCGACCTGTCACGGTCACGTCTGTGGTATACAGAGTCTTCGCCCAGGTTTTGAAAACGTGGATGAGTGCTTGGGCTGAAGCCAATAACCATCTCACAGAGCTTCAGAACGGATTCCGCAAGGACCGACGGCTTGAAGATAATGTGTTTGCTCTGACCCAGTGTGTGGAAATTGCCCGCAAGGAAGCTCGTACTCTTGTCTGTTGCTTTTTGGACGTTTCTAAAGCATACGACAGTGTTCCACATGCGGAGCTGCTCCAGTGCCTGAGCGATATGGAGATGCCGCTAGCGTGGACCAGTGTTCTCCAGCGCCTGTACAACAACAACAGGGTAGTCACGACCATGTGCGGCGTGCGGTCAAGCGAGGTCGCCGTGACCAGAGGGCTAAAACAGggatgtcctttgtctcctctCCTCTACATGCTATACGTGTCCCGGGTGGAACGTCAACTTCTGAAGTTGGGTCTTGGGTTCACCCTTGGGTACGTTGACGGGGGGATGAAGGGCTGCTGGGTATTACCTGGCCTTGTTTTCGCGGACGACATCGTGCTCATGGCAGGAAGTGCTACAGATCTTCAGGCACAGATGAACAGCTGCGCAGACAAAATGGCGGCATTAGGCCTTTCATTTAATGCCAAGAAGTCTGCGGTGTTGCACTTTTCCGGCCCTGCCGAAGTTGATCGATCCTTCACGCTTCCTGGAGGCGAGGCTGTCGAACAGGCGactgaatataggtacctgggcGTCAACCTGTGCACGCAGCCTGACTACACTGCTACCCACGAAGATCACCTACGTACGGCGTCAAGGCGGGCTGGCAGTGTCCTACGCCGGCGAGGCTTATGGGGCTTCAACCGCTACGTCATGGTTCGCGAGCTCTGGAAGGCGGTACACGTCCCTACCCTCACCTTTACCAACGCCATCATTTGCATGTCTTCGCCGACTCGAGAGTGGCTGGAGCGAGGCCAGCGGGTCGTCGGACGCCTCGGAACGGGATGCCATGGGAACGTCGCCAACGAGGCCATCCAGGGAGACCTTGGCTGGTCAAGCTTTGAGGCACGCGAGGCCAAGAGCAAGATTTCGTATGATGGGCGGCTGCGGGCGATGGGGAAGCACCGGTGGGCACGCAGGGTGTTTGACTACGTCACTGTCAACGGCGTGCGAACAAGGTGGATGAAGCGTCTGCAACAACTGCGCAAGAAGTTTGGGTTTTTTTGTTGCCCTACGCAAGCGGAAAACGCCCAGGTATCGGCCAAGGCG ACACTGCAGCTGTACAGGACGTGCAAGACAGACATCCACCGGGAGGACTTCTACGACAACAGCATTGGGAGCAGTCTGTTGTTTGAGGCGCGGGCCGGCGCACTCAGAACGCTGGAATATCGCCACCACTTCGACCCCACCATAGCCAGCACCATCTGTAGGGCATGCGGTGAGGAGGACGAGAGCATCGAACACATAGTGCTCCGATGCAAGAGGCTTCCGACTTTACCGCCAGAAGACGCCACCTTCTCACGCACCCTGGGATTTCGCTCAGCCGACGACGCCACATCAGGCAACGGGGACGAGGTGCTGCTGGCTGCGGTGATGGTGACGAAAAGACGGCTCTCCGAGTGGTGGACCCTAGTGCGCCGCTAG